A window of the Salvelinus alpinus chromosome 3, SLU_Salpinus.1, whole genome shotgun sequence genome harbors these coding sequences:
- the LOC139570095 gene encoding putative nuclease HARBI1, giving the protein MKGQNCVFLSALTMACPFVRDVVDEEALVLRRAFRRERVFRDRLDPLAFPDDHLYERYRFSADGIRYLCRLLGPRIKHRTARSHALSVEQMVCVALRFFASGAFLYSVGDAEQLNKATICRTIRSVCLAIKALADVFISFPGHRRLCDIKEEFYRIAGFPNVIGAVDCTHIRIKAPSGAHEADFVNRKSFHSINVQMVCNADCVISNVVAKWPGSVHDSRIFRASEIYQCLSQGEFSGVLLGDRGYGCQPFLLTPFTDPQEAQQAYNHAHARTRARVEMTFGLLKARFHCLHKLRVSPVRACDITVACAVLHNVACLRKERAPRVPPAMDWDNPAIFPDDDSGRLLRDQYVLNYFS; this is encoded by the exons atgaagggccaaaattgtgtgttcctttctgctctgacaatggcatgcccattcgtgcgagatgtggtggatgaagaagcacttgtgctgaggagagccttcaggcgagaaagggtcttcagggaccggttggacccactggccttccctgatgaccatctatatgaaagatacaggttttctgcagatggcatcaggtatctatgcagactactgggtcccaggattaagcaccgcactgcacggagccatgcactgagtgtggagcaaatggtttgtgtggccttgcgcttttttgctagtggagccttcctgtactcagtgggggatgcagaacagctgaacaaggccacaatttgccgcacaataaggagtgtgtgtctggctatcaaagcattagcagatgtcttcatctccttccctggccacagaagactctgtgacatcaaagaggagttctataggattgcag gtttccccaatgtcattggtgcagtggactgcacacacataaggataaaagccccctcaggtgcccatgaggccgattttgtgaataggaaatcctttcacagcattaatgttcag atggtctgcaatgctgactgtgtgatcagcaatgttgtggcaaaatggcctggctcagtccatgactccagaatctttcgggcctctgaaatctatcagtgcctatcacaag gtgaattctctggtgtgttgctgggagacagggggtatggctgccagccttttctcctgacacctttcacagacccccaggaagcacagcaggcctacaaccatgcccatgccaggaccagggccagagttgaaatgacctttggcctcctgaaggcacgctttcactgccttcacaaattaagggtcagccctgttagggcatgtgatattactgtggcttgtgctgtcctccacaatgtggcctgcctgaggaaggagagggcccccagagtgccaccagccatggactgggacaatccggcaatcttccctgatgacgacagtggtcggctgctgagggaccaatatgtgttgaattattttagttag